A window of the Branchiostoma lanceolatum isolate klBraLanc5 chromosome 13, klBraLanc5.hap2, whole genome shotgun sequence genome harbors these coding sequences:
- the LOC136447982 gene encoding ADP-ribosylation factor 1-like 2 isoform X1 encodes MGSVFGKLFQGLFGKKEMRILMVGLDAAGKTTILYKLKLGEIVTTIPTIGFNVETVEYKNISFTVWDVGGQDKIRPLWRHYFQNTQGLIFVVDSNDRERATEAREELQRMLAEDELRDAVLLVFANKQDLPNAMNAAEITDKLALHNLRNRQWYIQATCATSGDGLYEGLDWLSNQLKNNKN; translated from the exons ATGGGGAGCGTGTTCGGTAAGCTGTTCCAGGGCCTGTTCGGTAAAAAGGAGATGCGCATATTGATGGTGGGGTTGGACGCCGCAGGAAAGACGACCATCTTGTACAAACTCAAACTTGGAGAGATTGTCACAACCATTCCAACTATTG GTTTCAATGTAGAGACTGTTGAGTACAAGAACATCAGCTTCACAGTATGGGACGTGGGGGGACAGGACAAGATCAGACCACTGTGGCGTCACTACTTCCAGAACACACAAG GCCTTATCTTTGTGGTTGACAGCAATGACAGGGAACGTGCGACAGAGGCTCGGGAAGAGTTGCAGCGGATGCTGGCGGAAGACGAGCTCAGAGATGCCGTATTGTTAGTGTTTGCCAACAAGCAG GATCTTCCCAATGCCATGAATGCTGCAGAAATCACGGACAAGTTGGCATTACATAACCTCCGTAACCGCCAATGGTACATCCAGGCAACATGTGCAACAAGCGGCGACGGGCTATACGAGGGGCTGGACTGGCTCTCCAACcaactgaaaaacaacaaaaattaa
- the LOC136447982 gene encoding ADP-ribosylation factor 1-like 2 isoform X2: MGSVFGKLFQGLFGKKEMRILMVGLDAAGKTTILYKLKLGEIVTTIPTIGFNVETVEYKNISFTVWDVGGQDKIRPLWRHYFQNTQGLIFVIDSNDRERATEAKDELMRMLQEDELRDAVLLVFANKQDLPNAMNAAEITDKLALHNLRNRQWYIQATCATSGDGLYEGLDWLSNQLKNNKN, translated from the exons ATGGGGAGCGTGTTCGGTAAGCTGTTCCAGGGCCTGTTCGGTAAAAAGGAGATGCGCATATTGATGGTGGGGTTGGACGCCGCAGGAAAGACGACCATCTTGTACAAACTCAAACTTGGAGAGATTGTCACAACCATTCCAACTATTG GTTTCAATGTAGAGACTGTTGAGTACAAGAACATCAGCTTCACAGTATGGGACGTGGGGGGACAGGACAAGATCAGACCACTGTGGCGTCACTACTTCCAGAACACACAAG GCCTTATCTTTGTGATAGACAGCAATGACAGGGAACGTGCTACGGAGGCTAAGGATGAGTTGATGCGGATGCTGCAGGAGGATGAGCTTAGAGATGCGGTATTGTTAGTGTTTGCCAACAAGCAG GATCTTCCCAATGCCATGAATGCTGCAGAAATCACGGACAAGTTGGCATTACATAACCTCCGTAACCGCCAATGGTACATCCAGGCAACATGTGCAACAAGCGGCGACGGGCTATACGAGGGGCTGGACTGGCTCTCCAACcaactgaaaaacaacaaaaattaa